The Novipirellula caenicola genome includes a region encoding these proteins:
- the pyk gene encoding pyruvate kinase, translating into MSRPSLKESCTKIVATVGPACASVEQLAALIQAGADVFRINTAHGSRHEHESTLANIRAASKQSGFEAGVLLDLAGPKIRLGQLVEDPLVCELGATLSFVRGESASDSHELTSSYARLIDELSPGDRVMLADGLVALQVEKVTESHAQCRVTAGGTVRSRQGINLPGVKLSVSAMRRQDVDNAIWAAQNNIDFVGLSFVRSAEDVQSLKDLLASHESNAMVIAKIEKPEALDQLEAIVEAADGVMVARGDLGVEIDVAETPVAQKRIIRVCKEKMKPVIVATQMLESMHSSSRPTRAEVSDVANAILDGADACMLSGETAIGEHPVESVQMMNRIMLCTEREMLANPISEPIPNSRVSPITTAVTIAATNIAEAIQAKLIVIGTHSGGTAWVKSKSRSRIPTLGASDSHDTLRRMNLLWGIKPILSSHLQHTPEFIDEICGWGREHADLKTGDQIVFVTGSGVVQKAHNVVIVHTVESR; encoded by the coding sequence ATGTCTAGACCCTCGCTTAAAGAATCCTGTACCAAAATTGTGGCCACCGTCGGCCCCGCTTGTGCATCGGTCGAGCAGTTAGCGGCATTGATTCAGGCCGGCGCGGACGTGTTCCGCATCAATACGGCGCATGGTTCTCGTCACGAACATGAATCGACGCTCGCGAACATTCGTGCGGCATCCAAGCAGAGTGGATTTGAGGCCGGCGTGCTGTTGGATTTAGCGGGACCTAAAATTCGACTCGGGCAACTGGTCGAGGATCCATTGGTGTGCGAGCTCGGAGCGACGCTGAGCTTCGTTCGCGGTGAATCGGCTTCGGACTCGCACGAGTTAACGAGTTCGTATGCGCGATTGATCGATGAGCTTTCTCCCGGCGATCGTGTGATGTTGGCTGATGGATTGGTGGCCCTGCAGGTCGAAAAAGTCACCGAGAGCCATGCTCAGTGCCGTGTGACCGCCGGTGGAACGGTTCGCAGTCGTCAGGGGATCAATTTGCCAGGTGTAAAGTTGTCCGTCTCGGCGATGCGGCGCCAGGATGTCGACAATGCGATTTGGGCTGCTCAAAACAATATCGACTTCGTCGGTCTTTCGTTTGTGCGTTCGGCTGAAGACGTGCAATCCCTCAAAGATTTGCTGGCCAGCCACGAGTCCAACGCGATGGTGATCGCAAAAATCGAAAAGCCCGAGGCGTTAGATCAGCTCGAGGCAATTGTCGAGGCGGCCGATGGCGTCATGGTGGCACGAGGTGATCTTGGAGTGGAGATCGATGTTGCGGAAACACCGGTGGCCCAGAAACGAATCATTCGTGTTTGTAAAGAAAAAATGAAGCCCGTGATTGTGGCCACTCAGATGCTCGAATCGATGCACAGCAGCAGTCGTCCGACCCGCGCCGAAGTCAGCGACGTCGCCAATGCGATTCTCGATGGAGCCGATGCATGTATGCTTAGCGGTGAAACGGCCATTGGTGAGCATCCCGTTGAGTCGGTCCAAATGATGAACCGGATCATGCTGTGCACCGAACGTGAAATGTTGGCCAACCCGATTTCCGAGCCGATCCCCAACTCTCGCGTTTCGCCGATTACGACCGCCGTGACCATCGCTGCGACCAATATTGCCGAGGCGATTCAGGCTAAGCTAATTGTGATCGGCACCCATAGCGGAGGCACGGCGTGGGTGAAAAGCAAAAGCCGCAGCCGCATCCCAACGCTCGGGGCGAGTGACTCCCATGACACGCTGCGGCGGATGAATCTGCTATGGGGGATCAAACCGATCCTGTCGTCGCATCTGCAGCACACGCCTGAGTTTATCGACGAGATTTGCGGTTGGGGCCGCGAACACGCCGATCTGAAAACGGGTGACCAAATCGTGTTTGTTACCGGCAGCGGCGTGGTTCAAAAGGCTCACAACGTGGTGATTGTGCATACCGTCGAGTCACGGTGA